Proteins from one Holophagales bacterium genomic window:
- a CDS encoding carboxypeptidase regulatory-like domain-containing protein, which translates to MNQKKILSAGLIAILFAVSGLALAGPQARIVGKVTDGKGAPLEGVTVSITTEMLGKFKVVLTTDKEGKWGTILNDSTFTYDYLFEKKGYLSVSKMKFKVPIASTGELDIELLTQDQAVQKGVVKEVVDPYTLAFNGAVEKFQAGDLDGAIEGAKKAIELGPAKSGAYDMATKVATAKKDWDLVILWGEKALSLEADNASMYGPLMEAYKAKGDKVKAAEYEKMFVSANPDKPEILYNQAVDLYNKGKFKEAEPILRKILEGAPEYANAHFLLGMSCVNLNKIPDMTKHLGEYLRLEPNGKEAATAKEMIEAFK; encoded by the coding sequence ATGAACCAGAAGAAGATCCTTTCGGCCGGACTGATCGCGATTCTCTTCGCCGTCAGCGGGCTGGCCCTCGCGGGCCCCCAGGCCCGGATCGTGGGGAAGGTCACGGACGGCAAGGGCGCGCCGCTCGAGGGCGTCACCGTGTCGATCACCACGGAGATGCTCGGCAAGTTCAAGGTCGTCCTGACGACCGACAAGGAAGGGAAGTGGGGAACGATCCTCAACGACTCGACCTTCACGTACGACTACCTCTTCGAGAAGAAGGGGTACCTCAGCGTCAGCAAGATGAAGTTCAAGGTCCCCATCGCCTCGACGGGCGAGCTCGACATCGAGCTCCTGACGCAGGACCAGGCGGTCCAGAAGGGCGTCGTCAAGGAGGTCGTCGACCCGTACACGCTGGCCTTCAACGGCGCCGTCGAGAAGTTCCAGGCGGGCGACCTGGACGGCGCGATCGAGGGAGCGAAGAAGGCCATCGAGCTCGGCCCCGCGAAGTCCGGCGCCTACGACATGGCGACGAAGGTCGCCACCGCCAAGAAGGACTGGGACCTCGTCATCCTGTGGGGCGAGAAGGCGCTTTCGCTCGAGGCCGACAACGCTTCGATGTACGGACCCCTGATGGAGGCCTACAAGGCGAAGGGCGACAAGGTGAAGGCGGCCGAGTACGAGAAGATGTTCGTCTCCGCCAACCCCGACAAGCCCGAGATCCTCTACAACCAGGCCGTCGACCTCTACAACAAGGGGAAGTTCAAGGAAGCCGAGCCGATCCTCAGGAAGATCCTCGAGGGGGCGCCCGAGTACGCCAACGCCCACTTCCTCCTCGGCATGTCGTGCGTGAACCTCAACAAGATCCCCGACATGACCAAGCACCTCGGGGAGTACCTCCGGCTCGAGCCGAACGGCAAGGAAGCCGCCACGGCCAAGGAGATGATCGAGGCCTTCAAGTGA